One Blastopirellula marina genomic window carries:
- a CDS encoding menaquinone biosynthetic enzyme MqnA/MqnD family protein, with product MADYATFPSRLNPRNLEQESPMRFCQLDLGGYARLRCPVGFVRKALQLCSSNSQKKIVNDVALKPRVGAVRYLNTKPLVHGLDRDSTPFTLSFDYPAHLADQLSLGLLDVALIPSIEYFLGEDYRIITDACIGCLGPVWSVKIFFRTPPSQVKTLALDEGSRTSAALAKILLAERVGVRPELQALPLGSDMRDCEADAILLIGDRAIHPPAIDAVEVWDLGETWVEWTGLPFVFAMWVARPGISTEVIAKSLMEARDGGMDNLEIIAEREAAKYQLTTSECFHYFHDNLHFTLGPQEKEGLMRYYNYAVQLGLAPSGRTPIYDDCKIAR from the coding sequence ATGGCCGATTACGCGACCTTCCCTTCTCGGCTCAATCCGCGTAACCTAGAACAGGAATCCCCGATGCGGTTTTGCCAGCTCGATTTAGGGGGTTACGCTCGCCTGCGTTGTCCGGTTGGCTTCGTGAGGAAAGCTTTGCAACTTTGTTCGTCTAACTCACAGAAGAAGATCGTGAACGACGTCGCACTCAAGCCCCGTGTGGGGGCTGTCCGTTACCTGAACACGAAGCCGCTGGTTCATGGCCTGGACCGTGATAGCACGCCGTTCACGCTCAGCTTCGACTACCCGGCTCACCTGGCCGATCAATTGTCGCTAGGGCTGCTCGATGTCGCGTTGATTCCCTCGATCGAATACTTCCTGGGGGAAGATTACCGAATCATTACCGATGCCTGCATCGGCTGCCTCGGGCCGGTGTGGAGCGTGAAGATCTTCTTCCGCACGCCACCCAGCCAGGTGAAAACCTTAGCCTTAGACGAAGGCTCGAGAACAAGTGCAGCATTGGCAAAGATCTTGCTGGCCGAGCGCGTTGGTGTTCGTCCCGAACTGCAAGCTCTGCCGCTGGGAAGTGACATGCGGGATTGCGAGGCAGACGCGATATTATTGATCGGCGACCGCGCGATCCATCCTCCGGCAATCGATGCGGTCGAGGTATGGGATTTGGGCGAAACGTGGGTCGAGTGGACCGGGCTTCCCTTCGTGTTCGCGATGTGGGTGGCTCGCCCCGGAATATCGACGGAAGTGATCGCCAAGAGCTTGATGGAAGCCCGCGATGGCGGGATGGATAATCTGGAAATCATTGCCGAGCGGGAAGCGGCCAAGTACCAGCTGACCACGAGCGAGTGTTTCCACTACTTCCACGATAATTTACACTTCACGCTGGGCCCTCAAGAAAAAGAGGGGCTTATGCGATATTACAACTACGCAGTGCAATTGGGACTGGCACCAAGCGGCAGGACACCGATTTACGATGATTGCAAAATTGCTCGATAA
- the mqnC gene encoding cyclic dehypoxanthinyl futalosine synthase — translation MIAKLLDKAVAGERLTPEEGLQILQSNDLLAIGRAADAVSRRLHPENYRTYNIDRNINYTNICTAVCHFCAFYRGPKSEEGYVLPREEILKKVEETVALGGDQILMQGGLHPKYKLEWYEELLQDIKRAFPQVNLHAFSPPEIYHFTKVNNLSLREVLSRLKDAGLGSLPGGGAEILVDRVRDVLTRGKVMTDDWLNVMRVWHELGGHSSATMMFGHVETLAERIEHLERVRQLQDETGGFTAFICWTFQPDNTDMADVPARGTFEYLKTQAVSRLYLDNIPNIQSSWVTQGLKVGQLAMQYGANDMGSLMIEENVVAEAGTVHFLTLQEIRDAIIELGFEPRQRNVHYELFPKEHEMKAVQANALRQKELVTLT, via the coding sequence ATGATTGCAAAATTGCTCGATAAAGCCGTCGCCGGCGAACGACTTACTCCGGAAGAAGGCCTGCAGATTCTCCAGTCGAACGACCTTCTGGCGATCGGCCGCGCCGCCGATGCGGTCTCGCGTCGTTTGCATCCGGAGAACTACCGGACGTACAACATCGACCGCAACATCAACTACACAAACATCTGCACTGCCGTGTGCCACTTCTGTGCGTTCTATCGGGGACCGAAGAGCGAAGAAGGTTACGTCCTTCCGCGCGAAGAGATCCTGAAGAAGGTGGAAGAAACGGTGGCCCTCGGTGGCGACCAAATCTTGATGCAAGGTGGCCTCCACCCGAAATACAAGCTGGAGTGGTACGAAGAACTGCTGCAGGATATCAAGCGAGCGTTTCCGCAGGTCAATCTGCACGCATTCAGTCCGCCTGAGATCTACCACTTCACGAAGGTAAACAATCTCTCGCTGCGTGAGGTCCTTTCGCGCTTGAAGGATGCTGGCCTGGGCAGTTTGCCTGGTGGTGGTGCTGAGATCCTGGTCGATCGCGTGCGCGACGTGCTGACCCGCGGTAAGGTGATGACCGACGACTGGCTGAACGTGATGCGGGTCTGGCACGAACTGGGCGGGCACAGCTCGGCCACGATGATGTTCGGTCACGTTGAAACGCTGGCCGAGCGTATCGAACACCTGGAACGTGTCCGACAGCTGCAGGACGAAACCGGCGGCTTTACCGCGTTCATCTGCTGGACCTTTCAGCCGGACAACACCGACATGGCCGATGTTCCAGCTCGCGGCACGTTCGAGTACCTCAAGACGCAAGCTGTCTCGCGGCTGTACCTCGACAACATCCCCAACATCCAATCGAGCTGGGTCACCCAAGGGCTTAAGGTGGGACAGCTCGCGATGCAGTACGGGGCCAACGATATGGGCAGCTTGATGATCGAAGAGAACGTCGTTGCCGAAGCGGGCACAGTTCACTTCCTGACACTGCAAGAGATCCGGGACGCGATCATCGAGCTCGGATTCGAACCACGCCAACGCAACGTCCACTACGAGCTCTTCCCCAAAGAGCACGAAATGAAAGCCGTTCAGGCCAACGCTCTGCGCCAGAAAGAACTGGTGACTCTTACGTAA
- a CDS encoding prolyl oligopeptidase family serine peptidase: MRHLLPPTLLLCLLPSLVWADGPADNIASDVRPVPPIGIELPAEDADQLKSGLAKLDDLIKRLQMRRDMRTPQMLPDVEIFSRALHQALEHQELFNPNDVKSAKKTLEEGISRAESLMEGKTPWTTQTGLVVRGYRSKIDQTVQPYGLEIPENYTFDHGDKFRLDIWLHGRGERSTEANFLAEHMRKPGQYQPENTIVLHPFGRYCNAFKFAGEIDILEAMEDVKANYRIDDNRVAIRGFSMGGAGCWQMAVHYPDLFFAANPGAGFSETPLFLDVFQKEKLEPTWYEKKLWQWYDCPGYAENLFNLPTVAYSGELDIQKQAADVMEAALAAEEMPLTHIIGPETKHSIHADSKKIIADKLDTLAAIGRDTTPRRIQFSTFTLRYPQMFWVRVNGLEEHWKPAHVRAMVHFQNNVSLATENVSRIELVFPPGQTDLYVGRKVQLSFFNANATERQEPQTLKVDGPETDRSWTCKLEKTADGWKEGWSEPTGLAKVPGLQGPIDDAFLDSFVVVRPTGEAWNAKVNDWAVGEMDHFVKEWRRQFRGDAIVREDDKLSDEDIANSNLILFGDPGSNSVLAKIADQLPIQWGKDEVTVGEKTYKANEHAPVLIYPNPLNPKKYVVINSGFTYREYAYLNNARQVPKLPDWAIVDTTTAPDALWPGKIVDANFFDESWQLKPAE; this comes from the coding sequence ATGCGCCACCTCCTACCACCTACGCTCCTTCTCTGTCTGTTACCTTCGCTTGTTTGGGCCGATGGGCCGGCAGACAACATTGCCAGTGATGTTCGCCCCGTGCCACCCATCGGTATCGAGCTTCCCGCTGAAGATGCTGATCAACTCAAATCAGGCCTCGCGAAACTGGACGATCTGATCAAGCGGTTACAGATGCGACGCGATATGCGAACGCCGCAAATGCTGCCTGACGTCGAGATCTTTTCTCGGGCACTCCATCAAGCGCTTGAGCATCAGGAACTTTTCAATCCCAACGACGTGAAGTCCGCGAAGAAAACGCTTGAGGAAGGAATCAGCCGAGCAGAAAGCCTGATGGAAGGGAAAACGCCCTGGACAACCCAAACCGGGCTGGTCGTTCGCGGGTATCGCTCGAAGATCGATCAAACGGTCCAGCCGTACGGGCTCGAGATTCCCGAGAACTACACATTCGATCACGGCGACAAATTTCGACTCGACATTTGGCTGCATGGCCGAGGTGAACGAAGTACGGAGGCAAACTTCCTAGCCGAACACATGCGTAAGCCAGGACAATACCAGCCAGAGAATACGATCGTGCTGCATCCCTTCGGTCGCTACTGCAACGCATTCAAATTCGCCGGCGAGATCGACATCCTGGAAGCGATGGAAGATGTCAAAGCGAACTATCGCATCGACGACAACCGCGTGGCAATTCGTGGCTTCTCGATGGGAGGCGCCGGCTGCTGGCAAATGGCCGTGCATTACCCTGATTTGTTCTTCGCCGCGAACCCAGGCGCGGGCTTCTCCGAAACACCGCTGTTCCTCGATGTGTTTCAGAAGGAAAAGCTGGAACCGACCTGGTACGAAAAGAAGCTTTGGCAGTGGTACGACTGTCCTGGCTATGCCGAGAATTTGTTCAATCTGCCGACGGTCGCCTACAGTGGCGAGCTCGACATTCAGAAGCAGGCCGCCGATGTCATGGAAGCTGCCCTGGCCGCTGAAGAAATGCCGCTGACGCATATCATTGGCCCCGAAACGAAACACTCGATCCACGCCGACTCGAAGAAGATAATCGCGGACAAGCTAGATACCTTGGCCGCGATCGGGCGAGACACGACGCCGCGTCGCATTCAGTTCTCGACCTTCACACTCCGCTATCCGCAGATGTTTTGGGTTCGTGTGAATGGCTTGGAGGAACATTGGAAACCGGCGCATGTCCGAGCGATGGTCCATTTTCAAAACAACGTTTCGCTCGCCACTGAAAACGTATCGCGAATAGAGTTAGTCTTCCCGCCAGGGCAAACCGACCTGTATGTGGGCCGGAAGGTGCAGCTAAGTTTCTTCAATGCCAACGCAACCGAACGCCAAGAACCACAAACCTTGAAAGTCGACGGACCCGAGACGGATCGTTCCTGGACCTGTAAGCTGGAGAAAACAGCAGACGGTTGGAAGGAAGGTTGGTCCGAGCCGACTGGGCTCGCCAAAGTCCCTGGTCTGCAAGGTCCTATCGACGATGCATTCCTTGACTCGTTCGTTGTCGTAAGGCCGACTGGCGAGGCCTGGAATGCGAAGGTCAACGATTGGGCGGTCGGTGAGATGGACCACTTCGTCAAAGAGTGGCGTCGGCAGTTTCGTGGTGACGCGATCGTGAGAGAAGACGACAAGCTTTCCGACGAGGATATCGCCAACAGTAATCTCATTCTCTTTGGCGATCCCGGCAGTAACTCCGTGTTGGCAAAAATTGCTGACCAGTTGCCCATTCAATGGGGTAAGGACGAAGTCACCGTGGGAGAGAAAACGTACAAGGCGAACGAGCACGCCCCGGTGCTGATCTATCCCAATCCGTTGAATCCTAAGAAGTATGTAGTGATTAACAGCGGTTTCACCTACCGCGAATATGCCTACCTCAACAATGCCCGCCAGGTACCAAAGCTGCCAGACTGGGCGATCGTCGATACAACCACCGCTCCTGATGCTCTGTGGCCAGGAAAGATCGTCGACGCCAACTTCTTCGACGAATCGTGGCAGTTGAAGCCGGCTGAGTAG
- a CDS encoding exonuclease SbcCD subunit D, whose translation MTPGSPFRFIQTGDIHLDQPLGGLAEVPKHLREIFLSAPRQAFQQVVENALLHEVDFVLITGNVLDVRQSSPVIVGFLLDQLETLNDAGIKVYWVGGESDPPARWPASIHLPANVHTIGPGKPIEILHTRDEDAICNIIAQGFIGRDPSWGQFRPDAAGLFTIAALHGDFESESIARSGIPYWALGGKELRDKLNASPAIAIYAGSPQGRTITHNGQRSCTLVEVDEEGDIAMEAIPTDVCRWQSEIIELENCKKVSDLTQIIRNRLNTLNTTKGNRQLMIDWRVIVANEATRELLKEETWQQVTNELNKQFGLEPMGSWTYELTVETGAVIPEAWYQEQSICGDYLRLTRELAADPSLPIDLHTFLAPGHEESQLSEAVAIESRENRRRVLQDARRLGVQLLRAE comes from the coding sequence GTGACGCCTGGTTCCCCCTTCCGGTTCATCCAGACCGGTGACATTCATCTCGATCAACCACTCGGCGGACTCGCCGAAGTTCCGAAACATCTGCGCGAAATTTTCCTGAGCGCTCCGCGCCAGGCCTTTCAGCAAGTGGTCGAGAATGCGCTGCTGCATGAGGTTGACTTCGTCCTGATCACGGGGAACGTACTCGACGTTCGGCAAAGCAGCCCGGTGATTGTCGGATTTCTGCTCGATCAACTTGAAACGCTTAACGACGCCGGTATCAAGGTTTACTGGGTTGGTGGCGAAAGCGATCCGCCAGCTCGTTGGCCAGCTTCCATTCACTTGCCTGCCAACGTCCATACGATTGGCCCCGGCAAACCGATCGAGATTCTGCATACTCGCGATGAGGATGCGATCTGCAATATTATCGCCCAAGGTTTTATCGGTCGTGATCCTAGCTGGGGCCAGTTTCGCCCGGATGCTGCTGGCTTGTTCACCATCGCCGCTTTGCATGGCGACTTTGAATCGGAATCGATCGCCCGCAGCGGGATTCCTTATTGGGCCCTCGGGGGAAAAGAGCTTCGCGACAAGCTGAACGCCTCCCCGGCAATCGCCATTTACGCTGGCTCGCCCCAGGGACGTACCATCACCCACAATGGCCAACGCAGTTGCACGCTGGTGGAAGTCGACGAAGAAGGGGACATCGCCATGGAAGCGATCCCCACGGACGTCTGCCGCTGGCAAAGTGAAATTATCGAGCTGGAAAATTGCAAAAAGGTGAGCGACCTGACGCAGATCATTCGCAACCGGCTCAACACGCTCAACACCACCAAGGGCAACCGCCAGTTGATGATCGACTGGCGAGTCATTGTTGCCAACGAAGCGACACGCGAACTGCTGAAGGAAGAAACCTGGCAGCAAGTCACCAACGAATTGAACAAACAGTTCGGCCTCGAACCGATGGGTTCGTGGACGTACGAACTGACTGTCGAAACGGGAGCGGTGATTCCCGAAGCGTGGTACCAGGAACAATCGATCTGTGGCGATTACTTACGTTTGACGCGTGAGCTCGCCGCCGATCCCAGCCTGCCGATCGACCTGCATACTTTCCTGGCCCCTGGCCATGAGGAAAGTCAGCTGTCCGAGGCAGTCGCCATCGAATCACGAGAAAACCGCCGCCGCGTGTTGCAAGACGCACGCCGGTTAGGCGTCCAATTGCTGCGAGCCGAGTGA
- the miaA gene encoding tRNA (adenosine(37)-N6)-dimethylallyltransferase MiaA, whose translation MTNLSTDKEFSFLDAWFLSGATASGKTRIGLCLAKKINAEIIALDSMSLYRDMDIGTAKPTRAEQAVVPHHLIDVLDPTENSSISHYLQLAAQAAQEIQGRGKQVLFVGGTPLYLKALLRGLSEGPAPDPAYRHALEEEAAKVGNAALHARLKQVDPLAAARIHENDTRRMIRALEVHRATGQPMSHYQFEFEDHVSPDQCKSFWLSWDRPVLHDRINARVEAMFEMGLVEEVQQLLDKHSPLSTTALQAVGYQEVIDYLAGNRELEAAKDRVKARTRQFAKRQCTWFRSLEECREVPLVGELDAEAVAQQIVDMAGD comes from the coding sequence ATGACGAATCTCTCGACTGACAAAGAGTTTAGTTTCCTTGACGCTTGGTTTTTAAGCGGGGCCACCGCCAGCGGGAAGACCCGCATCGGGCTGTGCTTAGCGAAGAAAATTAACGCGGAAATCATCGCCCTCGACTCGATGTCCCTTTACCGCGATATGGACATCGGCACCGCTAAACCAACGCGGGCAGAACAAGCCGTCGTTCCGCACCACCTGATCGACGTGCTCGATCCGACCGAAAACTCAAGCATTTCGCACTATTTGCAGTTGGCAGCCCAGGCCGCCCAGGAGATTCAAGGCCGCGGCAAACAAGTGCTGTTCGTCGGAGGTACGCCCCTTTATCTCAAGGCGCTGCTGCGAGGTCTTTCGGAAGGACCTGCTCCTGATCCGGCGTATCGACACGCGTTGGAGGAGGAAGCCGCCAAGGTGGGCAACGCGGCCCTGCATGCACGCCTGAAGCAGGTTGATCCCTTGGCAGCCGCCCGCATTCACGAAAATGACACGCGCCGCATGATCCGTGCCCTCGAAGTCCACCGAGCAACGGGCCAACCGATGAGCCATTACCAGTTCGAGTTTGAAGACCATGTCTCCCCAGACCAGTGCAAGTCGTTCTGGTTATCGTGGGATCGCCCCGTGCTGCACGACCGAATTAATGCGCGTGTGGAAGCGATGTTCGAGATGGGTCTGGTCGAGGAAGTCCAGCAGTTGCTCGATAAGCACTCGCCTCTGAGCACGACGGCCTTGCAAGCGGTTGGATATCAGGAGGTGATCGACTACCTGGCGGGCAATCGCGAACTGGAAGCTGCTAAAGATCGAGTGAAAGCCCGAACTCGCCAGTTTGCCAAGCGGCAATGCACGTGGTTTCGCAGCTTGGAAGAATGTCGCGAAGTTCCGCTCGTCGGCGAGCTGGACGCCGAAGCGGTCGCCCAGCAAATCGTCGACATGGCCGGTGATTAG
- a CDS encoding phosphoribosyl-ATP diphosphatase — MSGEPNSSNQTNVLAALMAVIEDRRANPPEKSYTTKLFKGGVPKIGEKIMEEAAEVVEAAGEEGEEGRQHLIYEAGDLIYHLFVMLGHREIPLSEVEAELGRRFGVSGIDEKASRPQK; from the coding sequence TTGTCCGGCGAACCGAACTCCAGTAATCAAACCAATGTCTTGGCCGCGCTGATGGCGGTGATCGAAGATCGTCGCGCCAATCCGCCGGAAAAGTCGTACACCACCAAATTGTTTAAGGGGGGGGTACCTAAGATTGGCGAGAAAATCATGGAAGAAGCCGCCGAGGTGGTCGAAGCCGCCGGCGAAGAGGGGGAAGAAGGACGCCAGCATTTGATCTACGAAGCGGGCGATTTGATCTATCACTTGTTCGTCATGCTCGGACATCGCGAGATCCCCCTCTCGGAAGTGGAAGCGGAATTGGGACGTCGCTTTGGCGTTTCCGGCATCGACGAAAAAGCTTCCCGCCCGCAAAAGTAA
- a CDS encoding AAA family ATPase yields MQLNQVQIDGFGVWHDLSVEQLSPTITVLFGHNEAGKSTLLHFLRTMLYGPEPDLERRYLPPLHGGEPGGALRVTGQMGRFKVVRRYNHDGSEEQVWVEANDGSRQSRAQFDALLEGVDRLTYSNIFAVGLREMQLLATLDDSVAAQKIYELTSGLDRISLAEVMRELETSRCRLISGGEEEALVDQLLEKHQVLKREIEQLRGGTQEWSNLLNQRRALQTQIDQFQLKVNDLERLVQFVELSQALRPEIQRRDKLQEKIDSYGELPDVSRETLRQLHGLQDQISKKRTKCRDLRAQYTELRERHSAIPVNQELARQAARVDALGEQRQWILSLTQQLERGDEEIAQINTEIDDLWDQCGVKTRAGKRPDLTRKQLRSLRDPLRTLEKETQQLEEARKHTSTHEEELLGVESEVEESLTSLGEEDLNKALNKAGELVNLLRRRIQVEDKIDQIRIQYRESEAETHDLLENQMMPKPEMAGIALMCVLGGTLALHAFLWRPLALAEGLGVIQFLFGSLMVFGGVMMKRRMDTESAQQFDSAKRQLMLLDSQMDKAVAEQKELDILLPRGNGALMARLKTAEDHLARLEELIPLGHKLGEVREKQESSTRQISDMEQAVLQAKRRWKDALRVLDLPEDINPDKVKSLGRYLAQIHRFRKRLKTLNGEKGIAEREREALLGRITHLAKDVGVSAKTGDALQLLAQLEDDLLRQESKQKQRTELFEQGQKVRADFRRVAEEAKELIAQREEILEEASSEDEEQYLSWIVKTEEVEELQLKLQDQNEKVDDKLGAEATLEEVEAWLETTVSKDADEQLAKLLADHEHAEKRMQECFERRGELKVQLESLEKNDRLLHAQLELTEVEAQLEKAIEKWQTLATTSCILEQIRRVYENDRQPETLRLASSYMRKLTDDRYIRIWTPLHENTLFVEERDADSKSLAHLSEGTREQVFLSVRLALIHLFARQGRVLPVILDDVLVNFDSKRSKATARLFREFADEGHQLLIFTCHEHIAAMFQEMGADVRQLPKFTGVCQPGLIDIEQPLPQLELQEEPVAVQPEPEPEPEPESEPVVQQVPLPEPVVTVEINDPEPEPVMQLELPEYTEVVLPSYMPLPEPEPVVELELKEEEFEDIQLPIVELPAETVRLTCDILQEDVNYRLKGSDVTDSYHLSLSDFDVDLNENVNYRLKDADGKRPAAIDWDALLAEEPVEEEEEEFPVADAILQPEPEIDYEPDPAPEPEPELAMLPVEEPEPKPEPKLAPPPPKKMRIRYVYTAHDEFGWDSPRRWYEEKDPRKDHDEVIVHEEVVEEDR; encoded by the coding sequence ATGCAACTCAATCAAGTTCAAATCGACGGGTTCGGTGTTTGGCACGACCTGAGTGTCGAGCAGCTTTCGCCGACGATCACGGTCCTGTTTGGCCATAACGAAGCCGGCAAGAGTACGCTGCTGCACTTTCTGCGTACGATGCTGTACGGCCCGGAACCTGATCTCGAACGTCGCTATTTACCACCGCTGCACGGTGGCGAGCCTGGCGGTGCGCTTCGTGTGACCGGCCAGATGGGCCGCTTTAAAGTGGTCCGCCGCTACAACCATGACGGCAGCGAAGAGCAAGTCTGGGTCGAAGCCAACGATGGTTCGCGTCAAAGCCGAGCGCAATTCGATGCGCTGCTGGAAGGGGTCGACCGGCTGACCTACAGCAACATTTTCGCCGTCGGTTTACGCGAAATGCAGTTGCTGGCGACGTTAGATGATAGTGTCGCCGCCCAAAAAATCTATGAACTAACCAGCGGCCTCGATCGAATCTCGTTGGCCGAGGTGATGCGCGAGCTGGAAACCTCACGCTGCCGACTGATTTCTGGTGGGGAAGAGGAAGCCCTTGTCGATCAATTGCTCGAAAAGCATCAGGTTCTCAAGCGGGAGATCGAGCAGCTTCGCGGTGGTACGCAGGAATGGTCCAACCTCCTGAATCAACGCCGGGCCTTGCAAACGCAAATCGATCAGTTCCAGTTGAAGGTCAACGACCTGGAACGTTTGGTACAGTTCGTCGAACTCAGTCAGGCGTTGCGGCCTGAGATTCAGCGCCGTGATAAGCTGCAAGAGAAGATCGATTCGTACGGCGAACTGCCGGATGTCTCGCGTGAGACACTGCGGCAGCTGCACGGCCTACAAGATCAGATCTCCAAAAAGCGAACCAAGTGCCGCGATCTACGTGCTCAATACACCGAGCTACGCGAACGACACAGTGCGATTCCTGTCAATCAGGAGCTCGCCCGACAAGCCGCACGTGTCGACGCGCTTGGTGAACAGCGGCAATGGATCCTCTCGCTCACGCAGCAGTTAGAGCGTGGCGACGAAGAGATCGCGCAGATCAATACCGAGATCGACGATCTGTGGGATCAATGCGGCGTTAAGACACGTGCCGGCAAGCGGCCCGATCTGACGCGCAAACAACTACGCTCGCTCCGCGATCCACTTCGAACGCTGGAGAAAGAAACGCAACAGCTCGAGGAAGCTCGCAAGCATACTTCAACGCACGAAGAAGAGCTTCTTGGAGTTGAAAGTGAAGTCGAGGAATCGCTCACTTCGCTGGGGGAAGAAGATCTCAACAAGGCACTGAACAAGGCTGGCGAACTCGTCAATCTGCTTCGCCGTCGAATCCAGGTCGAAGATAAGATCGACCAGATTCGCATCCAATACCGCGAGTCGGAAGCGGAAACGCACGACCTGCTGGAAAACCAAATGATGCCGAAGCCTGAAATGGCTGGCATCGCGCTGATGTGCGTCCTCGGCGGAACGTTGGCCCTGCACGCGTTTCTGTGGCGACCACTCGCACTAGCCGAAGGACTGGGGGTCATTCAGTTTCTGTTCGGCAGCTTGATGGTCTTCGGCGGCGTGATGATGAAGCGGCGGATGGATACCGAATCGGCTCAACAGTTCGATTCGGCCAAACGCCAGCTGATGCTGCTCGATAGCCAAATGGACAAAGCCGTTGCCGAGCAGAAAGAGCTCGACATCTTGTTGCCACGCGGTAACGGGGCGTTGATGGCTCGGTTGAAGACGGCCGAAGATCACCTCGCTCGCTTGGAAGAACTGATCCCGCTGGGACACAAGCTTGGCGAAGTTCGCGAAAAGCAAGAGTCGAGCACGCGACAAATCAGCGATATGGAGCAGGCCGTTCTTCAGGCCAAGCGCCGCTGGAAGGACGCCTTGCGAGTCCTCGATCTGCCGGAAGATATCAATCCCGACAAGGTCAAGTCGCTCGGCCGTTACCTGGCCCAGATCCATCGATTCCGCAAGCGTTTGAAGACACTCAACGGTGAAAAAGGGATTGCGGAACGAGAACGCGAAGCCTTGTTGGGACGTATCACCCACCTGGCCAAAGACGTCGGTGTTTCCGCGAAGACGGGAGACGCCCTGCAGCTGTTGGCTCAGCTGGAAGACGATCTCCTGCGGCAAGAGAGTAAGCAGAAGCAGCGGACCGAACTGTTCGAGCAAGGACAGAAGGTGCGGGCCGATTTCCGCCGCGTGGCTGAAGAAGCCAAGGAACTGATTGCTCAGCGGGAAGAGATTCTCGAGGAAGCTTCCAGCGAAGATGAAGAGCAGTACCTCAGTTGGATCGTGAAGACCGAAGAGGTCGAAGAGCTTCAGTTGAAACTCCAAGACCAAAACGAAAAAGTCGACGACAAGCTTGGTGCTGAGGCCACGCTGGAAGAAGTGGAAGCCTGGCTTGAAACGACTGTCAGTAAAGATGCCGACGAACAATTGGCTAAGCTACTGGCCGATCACGAGCACGCCGAAAAGCGAATGCAGGAGTGTTTCGAGCGACGTGGCGAATTGAAAGTGCAGCTCGAATCGCTCGAGAAAAACGATCGCCTGTTGCACGCTCAGTTGGAACTTACCGAAGTGGAGGCTCAGCTCGAAAAGGCAATTGAGAAGTGGCAGACGCTCGCCACGACCTCATGCATTCTCGAACAGATCCGTCGTGTTTACGAAAACGATCGCCAGCCGGAAACGCTGCGATTGGCTTCCAGCTACATGCGAAAGCTGACCGACGATCGCTACATCCGCATCTGGACACCGCTGCACGAGAATACACTGTTCGTCGAAGAACGAGACGCCGATTCCAAGTCGCTTGCTCACCTCAGCGAAGGGACACGCGAACAAGTTTTTCTCAGCGTGCGTTTGGCGTTGATTCACTTGTTTGCCCGCCAGGGCCGCGTGCTGCCGGTGATTTTGGACGACGTGCTGGTGAACTTCGACTCGAAACGCTCGAAGGCGACGGCGCGCTTATTCCGCGAGTTTGCGGACGAAGGGCACCAACTGCTGATCTTCACCTGTCACGAACACATTGCGGCCATGTTCCAAGAGATGGGCGCAGACGTTCGTCAGTTGCCGAAGTTCACTGGTGTTTGTCAGCCGGGCCTAATCGATATCGAGCAGCCACTACCGCAGCTTGAACTCCAAGAAGAACCGGTTGCGGTCCAGCCGGAACCGGAGCCAGAGCCTGAACCGGAATCCGAGCCAGTCGTTCAGCAAGTTCCACTGCCCGAGCCAGTCGTGACCGTGGAAATCAACGATCCCGAGCCGGAACCAGTGATGCAGCTTGAATTGCCGGAATACACGGAAGTCGTGCTCCCTTCGTACATGCCGCTTCCGGAACCAGAGCCAGTCGTTGAGCTGGAACTGAAAGAAGAAGAGTTTGAGGACATTCAACTACCGATCGTCGAACTGCCGGCCGAAACGGTTCGCCTTACCTGCGACATCTTGCAGGAAGACGTGAACTATCGTTTGAAGGGGAGCGATGTCACCGATTCGTATCACTTGTCGCTCTCGGACTTCGACGTCGACCTGAACGAAAACGTGAACTACCGCTTGAAGGATGCCGACGGTAAACGCCCGGCAGCGATCGACTGGGATGCCTTGCTGGCGGAAGAGCCGGTTGAGGAAGAAGAGGAAGAGTTCCCCGTTGCCGACGCCATTTTGCAGCCGGAACCAGAAATCGACTACGAACCCGATCCGGCGCCGGAACCGGAGCCCGAATTGGCAATGCTGCCGGTCGAAGAGCCTGAGCCTAAGCCCGAACCAAAGCTGGCCCCGCCTCCTCCGAAGAAGATGCGGATTCGCTACGTTTACACGGCCCACGACGAATTCGGCTGGGATTCGCCGCGCCGCTGGTACGAAGAGAAAGACCCACGCAAAGATCACGATGAAGTGATCGTCCACGAGGAAGTTGTGGAAGAAGACCGCTAA